From Mycolicibacterium nivoides, a single genomic window includes:
- a CDS encoding cobyrinate a,c-diamide synthase, with protein sequence MTTPAVVIAAPASGSGKTTVATGLVGALRQAGHTPAPFKVGPDFIDPGYHALAAGRPGRNLDPVLVGEDLIGPLYRHGCSGADIAVVEGVMGLFDGRIEGQMTGIPRGSAAQVAGLLGAPVVLVVDARGQSHSIAALLHGFVTFDPAVRIAGVILNRVGSDRHEAVLRQACEHAGVTVLGAIPRADELSVPSRHLGLITAVEHGRQARDAVAAMTALVARHVDLGALVSASSAHVTAEPWSPAAESVTNVTVALAAGKAFSFSYAEHAELLRGAGAQVAEFDPLSEPLPAGADALVLPGGFPEQFTAELSANNLVRQQIRDLAAHGAPVHAECAGLTYLVDDLDGVPMCGVLAGSARFTERLTLGYRDAVAVVDSCIHAAGDRVTGHEFHRTAVEFAEDQLGAWAFAGPGQAARRDGAVQRGVHAGYLHTHPAAHPEAITRFVTTAATSKLGR encoded by the coding sequence GTGACCACCCCGGCGGTGGTGATCGCCGCACCGGCATCGGGTAGCGGGAAGACCACGGTGGCAACGGGTTTGGTCGGTGCGTTGCGCCAGGCCGGTCACACTCCTGCGCCGTTCAAGGTCGGGCCGGACTTCATCGACCCCGGCTACCACGCCTTGGCCGCGGGCCGTCCGGGCCGCAACCTGGACCCGGTGCTCGTCGGTGAGGATCTGATCGGCCCGCTCTACCGGCATGGGTGCTCCGGTGCCGACATCGCGGTCGTCGAGGGCGTCATGGGTCTGTTCGACGGTCGGATCGAGGGACAGATGACGGGTATCCCTCGGGGTTCGGCGGCCCAGGTCGCGGGTCTGCTGGGGGCCCCGGTGGTGCTGGTGGTCGATGCCCGCGGGCAGAGCCACAGCATCGCCGCCCTGCTGCACGGCTTCGTCACGTTCGACCCGGCGGTGCGGATCGCCGGGGTGATCCTCAACCGGGTGGGCTCCGACCGGCACGAGGCGGTTCTGCGTCAGGCTTGTGAACATGCCGGCGTGACGGTGCTGGGCGCGATTCCGCGGGCCGACGAATTGTCCGTCCCGTCAAGGCACCTCGGGCTCATCACCGCCGTCGAGCACGGCCGGCAGGCGCGCGACGCGGTGGCCGCGATGACCGCCCTGGTGGCCCGTCACGTGGATCTCGGGGCCCTGGTGTCCGCCTCATCCGCCCACGTCACGGCCGAGCCGTGGAGCCCGGCCGCCGAGTCGGTGACCAATGTCACGGTGGCCCTGGCCGCGGGTAAGGCCTTCAGCTTCAGCTATGCCGAGCACGCCGAACTGCTGCGCGGGGCCGGCGCGCAGGTCGCCGAGTTCGACCCGCTGTCCGAACCCCTGCCCGCCGGCGCCGACGCACTGGTGCTGCCCGGCGGGTTCCCCGAACAGTTCACGGCCGAACTCTCGGCCAACAATCTTGTCCGCCAGCAGATCAGGGATCTGGCCGCCCACGGTGCCCCGGTGCACGCCGAGTGCGCGGGCCTGACCTATCTGGTCGACGATCTCGACGGAGTGCCGATGTGCGGCGTCCTGGCCGGCTCGGCGCGGTTCACCGAGCGTCTCACGCTGGGTTACCGCGACGCGGTCGCGGTTGTCGACTCCTGCATCCACGCGGCCGGTGATCGGGTCACCGGTCACGAATTCCACCGAACCGCAGTGGAATTCGCCGAAGACCAGTTGGGGGCCTGGGCGTTTGCCGGTCCCGGGCAGGCGGCCCGGCGCGACGGCGCCGTGCAGCGCGGCGTGCACGCCGGGTACCTGCACACCCACCCCGCGGCGCACCCCGAGGCCATCACCCGCTTCGTGACGACAGCAGCAACCTCTAAGCTCGGCAGGTGA
- the cobO gene encoding cob(I)yrinic acid a,c-diamide adenosyltransferase: MPQGQPLTVPDDGLTTKARRNAPLLAVHTGPGKGKSTAAFGMALRAWNQGFSVAVFQFVKSAKWKVGEEAVFGQLGRLHDEHGAGGPVEWHKMGSGWSWTRKHGSDVDHAAAAADGWAEIKRRLAEERHDFYVLDEFTYPLKWGWVSVDEVVEVLAGRPGTQHVVITGRDAPQALIDAADLVTEMTKIKHPMDAGRKGQKGIEW, translated from the coding sequence ATGCCACAGGGACAGCCGCTGACCGTTCCCGACGACGGCTTGACCACCAAGGCCCGCCGCAACGCGCCGCTGCTCGCGGTCCACACCGGACCGGGAAAGGGCAAGTCGACCGCGGCCTTCGGGATGGCGTTGCGGGCGTGGAACCAGGGTTTCTCGGTCGCGGTGTTCCAGTTCGTCAAGAGCGCGAAGTGGAAGGTCGGGGAGGAGGCCGTGTTCGGTCAGCTCGGCCGCCTGCACGACGAACACGGTGCCGGCGGGCCGGTCGAATGGCACAAGATGGGCTCGGGCTGGTCCTGGACCCGCAAGCACGGCAGCGACGTCGACCACGCTGCGGCCGCCGCTGACGGCTGGGCCGAGATCAAACGCCGGCTGGCCGAAGAACGCCACGACTTCTACGTGCTCGACGAGTTCACCTATCCGCTCAAGTGGGGCTGGGTCTCGGTGGACGAGGTGGTCGAGGTGCTGGCCGGCCGTCCGGGCACTCAACACGTGGTGATCACGGGACGCGACGCTCCGCAGGCCCTGATCGACGCCGCGGATCTGGTGACCGAGATGACCAAGATCAAGCATCCGATGGATGCCGGCCGTAAGGGCCAGAAGGGCATCGAATGGTAG
- a CDS encoding magnesium chelatase subunit D family protein, translating to MTVETHTYPFSALVGQDRLRLALLLCAVHPEIGGVLIRGEKGTAKSTAVRGLAAVLSAVDDDARLVELPIGATEDRVVGSLDLQKVLRDGEHAFSPGLLARAHGGVLYVDEVNLLHDHLVDVLLDAAAMGRVHVEREGISHSHESRFVLIGTMNPEEGELRPQLLDRFGLTVDVAASRDVDVRVEVIRARMAFEADPRAFVDRHAAADAELAERITAARAAIGSVVLPDSELRRIAALCAAFDVDGMRADLVVARTAVAHAAWRGATTVAEEDIRVAAELALPHRRRRDPFDDPGLDPERLEEAMQQAGESAEQSGQDGGPPDPEIDPDFDPPGGGADAGSESGAPQGNSKQSSTRQSAPPSAVFRTRALVVPGVGEGAPGRRSRARNRTGTPIAATAEPGSGYGLHIFATLLATAGRQQGAGRPRPRAEDVRRAVREGREGNLVIFVVDASGSMAARDRMSAVTGATLSLLRDAYQRRDKVAVITFRQQDARVLLPPTTSVHIAGRRLARFDTGGKTPLAQGLLAARDLVIREKARDRARRSLVVVLTDGRATGGPDPLGRTRQAAAALVAEGAAAVVVDCETSFVRLGLAGQLAEQLGSPAVRLEQLRAAELTRLVQHQTAA from the coding sequence ATGACGGTGGAGACCCACACCTACCCCTTCAGCGCACTTGTGGGGCAGGACCGGCTGCGGCTGGCCCTGCTGCTGTGCGCGGTGCACCCGGAGATCGGCGGCGTGCTGATCCGCGGCGAGAAGGGGACGGCGAAATCCACGGCGGTACGCGGCCTGGCCGCGGTGCTGTCCGCCGTCGACGACGACGCCCGGCTGGTCGAACTGCCGATCGGCGCGACCGAGGACCGGGTGGTCGGTTCACTGGACCTGCAGAAGGTGCTCCGGGACGGCGAGCACGCCTTCTCGCCGGGCCTGCTGGCCCGCGCCCACGGCGGCGTGCTCTACGTCGACGAGGTCAACCTGTTGCACGACCATCTGGTCGACGTTCTGCTCGATGCCGCCGCCATGGGGCGGGTACATGTTGAGCGCGAAGGGATTTCGCACTCACACGAGTCCCGCTTCGTCCTGATCGGCACCATGAACCCCGAGGAAGGCGAGTTGCGTCCGCAGCTGCTGGACCGTTTCGGGCTGACCGTGGACGTGGCCGCCTCGCGCGACGTCGACGTACGCGTCGAGGTGATCCGGGCCAGGATGGCGTTCGAGGCCGACCCGCGGGCTTTCGTCGATCGCCACGCCGCCGCCGACGCCGAGTTGGCCGAGCGTATTACCGCGGCCCGGGCCGCGATCGGCTCGGTGGTACTGCCTGACTCCGAACTGCGCCGTATCGCCGCGCTGTGCGCGGCATTCGACGTCGACGGGATGCGCGCCGACCTGGTGGTCGCGCGCACCGCCGTCGCCCATGCGGCCTGGCGCGGTGCCACCACGGTCGCCGAGGAGGACATCCGGGTGGCTGCCGAACTGGCACTGCCACACCGGCGCCGTCGCGATCCTTTCGACGATCCGGGGCTGGATCCCGAGCGTCTTGAAGAGGCCATGCAGCAGGCGGGGGAGTCCGCCGAGCAGTCGGGGCAGGATGGCGGGCCGCCAGACCCGGAGATCGATCCCGACTTCGACCCGCCTGGGGGCGGAGCCGATGCCGGTTCCGAAAGTGGCGCGCCGCAGGGCAATTCGAAACAGTCTTCTACACGTCAGAGCGCCCCGCCATCGGCGGTGTTCCGGACCAGGGCACTGGTGGTGCCCGGGGTCGGTGAGGGTGCGCCCGGTCGCCGTTCGCGGGCCCGCAACCGCACGGGCACGCCGATCGCGGCCACCGCGGAACCCGGCAGCGGGTACGGGCTGCACATCTTCGCCACCCTGCTCGCCACCGCGGGCCGCCAACAGGGTGCGGGCCGGCCGCGCCCCCGTGCCGAAGACGTCCGGCGCGCGGTACGCGAGGGCCGCGAGGGCAATCTGGTGATCTTCGTCGTCGACGCCTCCGGGTCCATGGCCGCCCGTGACCGCATGTCAGCCGTCACCGGTGCGACGCTGTCGCTGCTGCGTGATGCCTACCAGCGTCGGGACAAGGTCGCGGTGATCACGTTCCGCCAGCAGGACGCCCGCGTGTTGCTCCCGCCCACCACCTCGGTGCACATCGCCGGCCGCCGGCTGGCCCGCTTCGACACCGGGGGCAAAACCCCGCTGGCGCAGGGCCTGCTGGCCGCCCGCGATCTCGTCATCCGCGAGAAGGCCCGCGACCGCGCCCGGCGCAGCCTGGTGGTGGTGCTCACCGATGGCCGCGCCACCGGAGGCCCCGATCCGTTGGGCCGCACCAGGCAGGCCGCGGCCGCGTTGGTGGCCGAGGGGGCTGCCGCCGTGGTCGTCGACTGCGAAACATCGTTCGTGCGACTGGGATTGGCCGGGCAGCTGGCCGAGCAGCTGGGGTCGCCGGCGGTACGGCTCGAGCAGTTGCGCGCGGCCGAACTGACCCGGCTCGTCCAACACCAGACCGCCGCCTAG
- a CDS encoding GNAT family N-acetyltransferase, translating into MTVALRRSWAKDLDVPTLYELLKLRVEVFVVEQATPYPELDGRDLLAETRHFWLESPDGEVISTLRLMEEHPGGEKAFRIGRVCTKRTDRGRGHTARLMQAALAEVGDYPCHINAQTYLVDMYGRHGFVRDGDEFLDDGIPHVPMVRAGRESEPS; encoded by the coding sequence ATGACGGTCGCACTACGCCGCAGCTGGGCCAAAGATCTCGACGTGCCAACGCTTTACGAGCTGCTCAAGCTTCGTGTCGAGGTGTTCGTGGTGGAGCAGGCCACGCCCTACCCGGAGCTCGACGGCCGCGACCTGCTCGCCGAGACGCGCCACTTCTGGCTGGAAAGCCCTGACGGAGAAGTCATTTCGACACTGCGTCTGATGGAGGAGCATCCCGGCGGCGAGAAGGCCTTCCGGATCGGCCGGGTGTGCACCAAACGCACCGATCGGGGCCGCGGGCACACCGCCAGGCTCATGCAGGCGGCGCTGGCCGAGGTCGGCGACTACCCGTGTCACATCAACGCCCAGACCTACCTGGTCGACATGTACGGCCGGCACGGATTCGTCCGTGACGGAGACGAATTCCTTGACGACGGAATCCCGCACGTACCGATGGTGCGTGCCGGACGTGAGAGCGAGCCCAGCTGA